In the genome of Meiothermus sp. QL-1, one region contains:
- a CDS encoding ATP-binding cassette domain-containing protein, protein MELNQLQPTQTNTVSLPSSTPSPKPKVVLEARGLVKRYGHVTALDGTDFELREGEILAVIGDNGAGKSTLIKALSGAVIPDAGEIYLDGKRVHFRSPMDARKSGIETVYQDLAVAPAMTIAENLFLGREILRPGWFARLIRWIDKKKMLEEAIACMQELKIGVRSMRQTVETLSGGQRQGVAVARSAAFARHVVIMDEPTAALGVKEGNMVLELIRRVRDSGLPVIIISHNMPHVFEIADRIHIQRLGKRAAVVNPKKISMSDAVAVMTGAKSPAELPPEVLAE, encoded by the coding sequence ATGGAACTGAACCAACTGCAACCCACGCAAACGAACACGGTATCCCTGCCCTCATCTACACCCAGCCCCAAACCCAAGGTCGTGCTGGAGGCCCGCGGCCTAGTCAAGCGCTACGGTCATGTAACCGCGCTGGATGGGACCGATTTCGAGCTGCGGGAGGGGGAGATTTTGGCTGTAATAGGTGACAACGGTGCGGGCAAGTCGACCCTGATTAAGGCCCTATCAGGGGCAGTTATTCCTGACGCAGGGGAAATATATCTGGATGGTAAACGGGTGCACTTCCGCAGCCCCATGGACGCTCGCAAAAGTGGCATCGAAACGGTCTACCAGGATCTTGCGGTGGCCCCCGCTATGACCATCGCAGAAAACCTCTTTTTAGGGCGGGAAATCCTTAGGCCTGGTTGGTTTGCTCGCCTGATCCGGTGGATTGACAAAAAAAAGATGCTCGAGGAGGCCATTGCCTGCATGCAGGAGCTAAAAATCGGTGTCCGTTCTATGCGTCAGACGGTCGAAACCCTCTCGGGCGGCCAGCGGCAAGGGGTAGCGGTGGCCCGTAGCGCCGCTTTTGCACGTCACGTGGTGATAATGGACGAGCCCACCGCAGCCCTAGGGGTAAAGGAAGGCAACATGGTGCTGGAACTTATCCGGCGGGTGCGCGACAGCGGCCTACCGGTTATTATTATCAGCCACAATATGCCCCACGTCTTCGAGATCGCTGACCGTATCCACATCCAGCGCCTGGGCAAACGAGCGGCTGTGGTCAACCCCAAGA